In Kordia antarctica, the following proteins share a genomic window:
- a CDS encoding pentapeptide repeat-containing protein, with product MGKEITEATFEWVEKLASSNDVKISDEDFKKLENDYFRGNKNNWFSEIEDDEPYIDWDKEKCKIFWELIRKYCMPRGEELGVYLFSGYIFPSFDGFNFFSFEKEFKYRVDFSDSYFLGGIFIAYTLFKSDVLINNCKFYSNSFFLKSEFEGKLTFKESFFKDKLEFEENIFSNNKTVLFRNVQFEKAVGFYKSEFLNETAFKDCVFHNDFLLLDSIISKKMFFIDIEFEGNNSFINLVENPQLIFDNCYKKIDINLVSDIIYSEVKMLKQSYYNYSYKNVLSPEGFINYYEKLSYKNEQKYPHFLKKSYKDRNKILKKFFLKEHRIKNIDIYFKGINLNNSIFRRMDMSNSKFYDTFFYKTIFEKCTWGLSNRGSRIKLYEENDIINKKRGFLPLEEQYRQLKKNFEDSKDWELSSKAYYSEMEMRFLRYKKEYKLSSVKSNIVLLLFWIYKFFGGYLQSYVRPFFFLILSTFIIFPIIYGWSDTLKEIILNLSNGKPFQMSIDATVAFYSFEYENHWGLYRIQSFISVILITFFILALRKRFK from the coding sequence TTGGGCAAAGAAATAACAGAAGCAACTTTTGAATGGGTTGAGAAATTGGCATCTTCTAATGATGTAAAAATAAGTGATGAAGATTTCAAGAAATTAGAAAATGATTATTTCAGAGGAAACAAGAATAATTGGTTTTCTGAAATTGAAGATGACGAGCCTTATATCGATTGGGATAAAGAAAAATGTAAGATTTTTTGGGAATTAATTAGAAAATACTGCATGCCAAGAGGTGAAGAGTTAGGAGTTTATCTATTTAGCGGATATATATTTCCTTCATTTGATGGGTTTAATTTTTTCTCTTTTGAAAAAGAATTTAAGTATCGGGTTGATTTTTCTGATTCTTATTTTTTAGGAGGTATCTTCATTGCTTATACACTATTCAAATCAGATGTTCTCATAAATAATTGTAAATTCTACTCAAATTCATTTTTTCTAAAATCTGAATTTGAAGGAAAACTAACTTTTAAAGAATCTTTTTTTAAAGATAAATTAGAGTTTGAAGAGAATATTTTTTCAAATAATAAGACGGTTTTATTCAGAAATGTACAATTTGAAAAGGCTGTAGGTTTCTATAAATCAGAATTTTTAAATGAAACAGCATTTAAGGATTGTGTTTTTCATAATGATTTTCTATTATTGGATTCTATTATATCAAAAAAAATGTTTTTTATTGATATTGAGTTTGAGGGAAATAATTCATTTATAAATTTAGTAGAAAATCCTCAATTAATATTTGATAATTGTTATAAGAAAATAGATATTAATTTAGTCAGTGATATTATTTATTCAGAAGTTAAAATGTTGAAACAAAGTTACTATAATTATAGTTACAAAAATGTTTTATCCCCTGAAGGATTTATTAATTATTATGAAAAACTATCATATAAAAATGAACAGAAATATCCTCATTTTTTAAAAAAATCATATAAAGACAGAAATAAAATTCTCAAAAAATTTTTTCTTAAAGAACATAGAATAAAAAATATAGACATCTACTTTAAAGGTATAAATCTCAATAATTCAATTTTTCGAAGAATGGATATGAGTAATTCAAAATTTTATGATACTTTTTTTTACAAAACTATATTTGAAAAGTGTACTTGGGGACTTTCAAATAGAGGAAGTAGAATAAAACTTTATGAAGAGAATGATATTATAAATAAAAAAAGGGGATTTTTGCCGCTTGAAGAACAATATCGACAACTAAAAAAAAACTTTGAAGATTCAAAAGATTGGGAATTGTCAAGTAAAGCTTATTATAGCGAAATGGAGATGCGTTTTTTACGCTATAAAAAAGAATATAAATTATCTTCAGTTAAGTCCAATATTGTACTTCTATTATTTTGGATTTATAAATTTTTTGGAGGATACCTTCAAAGTTATGTGAGACCTTTTTTCTTTTTAATTTTATCAACCTTTATTATTTTTCCGATTATTTATGGATGGTCAGATACATTAAAAGAAATAATTTTAAATCTTTCAAATGGAAAACCATTTCAAATGAGTATTGATGCAACAGTCGCATTTTATAGTTTTGAATATGAAAATCATTGGGGTTTGTATCGAATACAATCTTTTATATCAGTAATTTTAATTACTTTTTTTATTTTGGCTTTGCGAAAAAGGTTCAAATAG
- a CDS encoding LodA/GoxA family CTQ-dependent oxidase yields the protein MNTNEISSVAIYPPIGISRIGNSEEYFFSPDIPGVEKAPEGGYKDQKGRVKKQVARFRIYAFDKNGNALGEITETQNSNIEWRLQVANVKSAWYMFNNALDLPGAGIPSAYRNADVKGDERKQLAITPSPVSISGKNEKGKKYDLDDGKFFDKKVKLGHVETDEEGRLLFFGGDGDSASNDNEPAITFANNEGWHDDTCDGVVRATVNIGGKKFEAEPANVAVTPPNFGPGLYGVVTMNDVVQDLFIREMNYSNPSEDGVVFYEHIYPMLERMTNTQWVNSGFFMLFGKNSPSDFTNPELLEQLESPSDDSKRLRERVFDWFRNPDSDEYTPAKVPPFYGDGFGEYAKIAIVDLPITRTQYTRLEQWARGDFETGRPQKYVPFDELSPEAQVNSLNQAPMEECLGGPFHPGIELTWPMRVKEMWKKPYRLNVVEEGEATDLNFGALLSPAIALGKNGPLSKSGPGSLTRWLGVPWQTDEASCLSGYDVTTYLPLPSFWAARVPNQVLSVDSYVRSVRAEKLNIAQRLKHFDYRQDWLRDLGTVYQKKINLMIAEWHELGIIAKVDNRTENNEEGFLPDTVWVETGRHFGEDDATFKQVIRAETIAHEKYDTENLLQRVDAPSTKEESTRKRRTLSRGER from the coding sequence ATGAACACAAACGAAATTAGTAGTGTAGCCATTTATCCTCCAATTGGAATATCCAGAATTGGAAATTCGGAAGAATATTTCTTTTCACCCGATATTCCAGGTGTAGAAAAAGCACCTGAAGGCGGCTATAAAGACCAAAAAGGGCGCGTAAAAAAGCAAGTTGCACGTTTTAGAATTTACGCTTTTGACAAAAACGGCAACGCATTAGGAGAAATTACAGAAACACAAAATAGTAACATTGAATGGCGTTTACAGGTTGCCAATGTAAAATCGGCTTGGTACATGTTTAACAATGCCTTAGATTTACCTGGCGCGGGAATTCCCTCTGCATATAGAAACGCTGATGTTAAAGGAGATGAAAGAAAACAATTGGCAATTACGCCAAGTCCTGTTAGTATTTCTGGAAAAAATGAAAAAGGAAAAAAATATGATTTAGATGATGGTAAATTCTTTGATAAAAAAGTAAAACTAGGTCATGTAGAAACTGATGAAGAAGGCAGATTGCTATTTTTTGGTGGCGATGGAGATTCAGCATCAAACGATAATGAACCTGCCATAACTTTTGCAAATAATGAAGGTTGGCATGATGATACGTGTGATGGAGTTGTACGAGCAACCGTAAATATTGGAGGAAAAAAGTTTGAAGCCGAACCTGCAAATGTTGCGGTAACACCACCAAATTTTGGTCCAGGATTGTACGGAGTTGTGACAATGAATGATGTGGTTCAAGACTTATTTATTCGTGAAATGAACTATTCAAATCCATCTGAAGATGGCGTTGTTTTCTACGAACATATTTATCCAATGTTAGAACGTATGACAAATACGCAATGGGTAAACTCAGGTTTCTTCATGTTATTTGGAAAAAACTCGCCTTCAGATTTTACAAATCCTGAATTACTAGAACAATTGGAAAGTCCTTCGGATGATTCAAAACGATTGCGAGAACGTGTATTTGATTGGTTCCGTAATCCAGATTCTGACGAATATACACCAGCTAAAGTACCACCATTTTATGGAGACGGATTTGGCGAATATGCAAAAATTGCCATTGTCGATTTGCCAATTACACGAACACAATATACACGTTTGGAACAATGGGCTAGAGGAGATTTTGAAACTGGAAGACCTCAAAAATATGTTCCTTTTGATGAATTATCGCCAGAAGCGCAAGTAAATTCATTAAATCAAGCGCCAATGGAAGAATGTTTAGGCGGACCATTTCATCCTGGAATTGAACTTACGTGGCCAATGCGCGTAAAAGAGATGTGGAAAAAACCGTATCGTTTAAATGTTGTAGAAGAAGGTGAAGCAACAGATTTAAACTTTGGCGCATTACTATCGCCAGCAATTGCCTTAGGAAAAAACGGACCATTATCTAAAAGTGGACCAGGCTCGTTAACACGTTGGTTAGGTGTTCCTTGGCAAACGGATGAAGCAAGTTGTTTATCGGGTTATGATGTGACAACGTATTTACCATTGCCATCATTTTGGGCGGCTCGTGTGCCAAATCAAGTATTAAGTGTAGATAGTTATGTACGTAGTGTTAGAGCTGAAAAACTAAATATAGCACAACGTTTAAAGCATTTTGATTACCGTCAGGATTGGTTGCGCGATTTAGGAACTGTATATCAGAAAAAAATTAACTTAATGATTGCCGAATGGCACGAATTGGGAATTATTGCCAAAGTTGATAATCGTACAGAAAACAATGAAGAAGGATTCTTGCCAGATACAGTTTGGGTAGAAACTGGTCGTCATTTTGGCGAAGATGATGCTACTTTTAAACAAGTAATAAGAGCAGAAACAATTGCTCATGAAAAGTATGATACAGAAAATTTATTACAACGAGTAGATGCGCCTTCAACAAAAGAAGAAAGTACACGAAAAAGAAGAACGCTGTCTCGTGGAGAAAGATAA
- a CDS encoding DEAD/DEAH box helicase, translating to MSFKSLGLSDALLRAISKKGYTTPSIIQEKAIPLVLQGKDVLASAQTGTGKTAGFTLPMLQLLSQEPPLRRRPIRALILTPTRELAAQIYANVQEYGTFLDIRSTVIFGGVNARPQIATLRNGVDILVATPGRLLDLQNQGALSLSKVEILVLDEADRMLDMGFLRDIKRVIALVPKRRQNLLFSATFSKDIRKLAQSILHNPVSVEATPENTTAEKVIQKVYRVDKPQKSELLIKLISEGNWSQVLVFTRTKHGANRLSKKLVSSNISSAAIHGNKTQNARTKALDGFKKGNIRILVATDIAARGLDIPLLPHVVNYELPNVPEDYVHRIGRTGRAGASGEAISLVSAEEYEYVRGIEKLLGEKLVSEEIEGFEADPNYTPPEPEKRGQRPSRKPKQESKGTSGGSQRNRKSNSNSDSSSAKKKKPNSRRRY from the coding sequence ATGTCATTCAAATCATTAGGATTATCTGATGCATTATTACGTGCAATCAGCAAAAAAGGGTATACTACGCCTTCTATTATTCAAGAAAAAGCAATTCCATTAGTATTACAAGGTAAAGATGTGTTGGCTTCCGCCCAAACTGGGACTGGAAAAACAGCAGGTTTTACGTTGCCAATGTTGCAATTATTATCACAAGAACCGCCATTACGCAGAAGACCAATTAGAGCGTTAATCTTAACACCAACGCGAGAACTGGCAGCACAAATTTATGCGAACGTACAAGAATATGGTACTTTTTTAGATATTCGTTCTACCGTGATTTTTGGAGGTGTAAATGCCAGACCACAAATTGCAACCTTACGAAATGGTGTTGATATTTTAGTCGCTACGCCAGGAAGATTGCTCGATTTGCAAAATCAAGGAGCATTGTCATTATCGAAAGTTGAAATTTTAGTTTTAGATGAAGCCGATAGAATGTTGGATATGGGATTTTTGCGCGATATTAAACGTGTGATCGCACTCGTTCCGAAGAGACGTCAGAATTTATTGTTTTCGGCTACTTTTTCGAAAGATATTAGAAAGTTAGCACAAAGTATTTTACATAATCCTGTTTCTGTGGAAGCAACTCCCGAGAATACAACTGCTGAGAAAGTGATTCAGAAAGTGTATAGAGTTGATAAACCGCAAAAATCTGAGTTGCTGATTAAGTTGATTTCAGAAGGCAATTGGAGTCAAGTTTTAGTGTTTACACGAACAAAACATGGCGCAAATAGATTGAGTAAGAAATTAGTTTCTAGCAATATTAGTTCGGCAGCGATTCATGGAAATAAAACACAGAATGCGCGAACAAAAGCATTGGATGGTTTTAAGAAAGGAAACATTCGTATTTTAGTTGCAACAGATATTGCCGCGCGTGGTTTGGATATTCCATTATTGCCACATGTGGTAAATTACGAATTGCCAAATGTTCCTGAGGATTATGTCCACAGAATTGGTCGTACAGGTCGTGCTGGCGCAAGTGGAGAAGCGATTTCTTTAGTTTCTGCGGAAGAATATGAATATGTTAGAGGAATTGAAAAGTTATTAGGAGAAAAACTCGTTTCAGAAGAGATTGAAGGTTTTGAGGCAGATCCAAATTATACGCCACCAGAACCAGAAAAACGAGGACAACGCCCTTCTAGAAAACCGAAACAGGAATCAAAAGGGACTTCTGGCGGAAGCCAACGAAATAGGAAATCTAATTCTAATAGTGATAGTTCTTCTGCTAAAAAGAAGAAACCGAATTCTAGGAGAAGGTATTAA
- a CDS encoding FAD-binding protein, whose amino-acid sequence MKPQGTANFYYLSCLFKIQKSRTTTYCSSYKFKLIYVFLNPNLNPNPNMNHTFEFLGSTNLIDNDLSKTDFQTSDFSLQCWIKTERSGEILSKSSKNTSFSLHINEQGNVVFSVKTATETQNSIATNVSVLDENWYHITAVKTTAFLYLYINDLALQIENSTKTLKTGTKEELFSIGGSSEENLFQGIISQVAIWNKALLENEVSKIIQETDITNTDGLLKIYDFVDGYIPLDKFKLSVTLKIKNTSFEALELTDLVMTDVNIPSRINVDEEVTIRLESGAFPVINAAFQYKNRSGSTLITVKKNLDRFNTSIITLSDKDLVDDLAIKENETFISKAELNIGENMIVVNMRNLYNFLNGLRGYLKCDQIQTPGGNLLDEIEYNKASQVFNRRFQPKPFAIIYCESTEDVQRVYKDAIANNLPIRVRSGGHDHEAECSGTDVILLDLSRINHVEVSHNKKFARIGPGNRFKDLTPQLADEGVMIPHGTCATVGVAGFTFGGGWGPWTRKHGMNCEGLVGATVVLGNGEIVKLQTDYTDKEDLLWALKGGGGMSYGIVTELQLEVFPLPEELIKFELEWNPYDENDPSILHENTRTKNVLQAWENVIMNKDIPTSDEFTNDQLIGTNLKISGKHLQGDLDDFKPENEIHNCIMYGYWQGTEKSLLAFVKTSFMIAMPEELRLIGKGGQRLNYADDGLMSAWDRESFSTIKRKIKFGQEDRAMTENDAPMSIQTQEETYDKVYKINEILLTSNGLDTASKTETFTPVSNKKPLPPDLDAPAPHKITSRFADKGGLGDVGANQLIRSLTSKLILDDSRKLGLFTYITLGAMVGEYYDNMSEEAKARSAFPYKDKAYTIQYQTWWNTELIQKEQEQNNEVYNRTNRALDWMQVCRDYKIENSGGSFISFKDASIPTETYFAENYQALKDVKKTYSEDPLNHFRTRKTII is encoded by the coding sequence ATGAAGCCGCAAGGTACGGCTAATTTCTATTACTTGTCTTGTTTATTTAAAATACAAAAATCACGTACAACTACGTATTGTTCATCTTACAAATTCAAACTAATTTACGTATTTTTAAATCCAAACCTTAACCCAAACCCAAACATGAACCATACTTTTGAATTTCTAGGAAGTACAAACCTAATAGACAATGATTTAAGCAAGACTGATTTTCAAACGTCAGATTTTAGCTTACAATGTTGGATAAAAACCGAAAGATCTGGTGAAATTCTCTCAAAATCATCCAAAAACACTTCTTTTTCATTACATATAAATGAACAAGGAAACGTTGTTTTTTCTGTTAAAACAGCAACAGAAACACAAAATAGTATAGCAACGAATGTATCTGTTTTAGATGAAAATTGGTATCATATTACTGCGGTAAAAACAACTGCATTTTTATACTTATATATAAATGATCTTGCGTTACAGATTGAAAACAGTACAAAAACACTCAAAACGGGAACCAAAGAAGAACTATTTTCAATAGGAGGAAGCTCAGAAGAAAATTTATTTCAAGGAATCATAAGTCAAGTCGCTATTTGGAACAAAGCGTTGCTTGAAAATGAAGTTTCAAAAATAATTCAAGAAACTGATATTACAAATACTGACGGATTACTGAAAATTTATGATTTTGTTGATGGATACATTCCATTAGATAAATTCAAACTATCTGTAACACTAAAAATAAAAAATACGTCGTTTGAAGCGTTAGAATTAACTGATTTAGTGATGACAGATGTAAATATTCCATCACGCATTAATGTTGATGAAGAAGTGACGATTCGTTTAGAAAGCGGTGCATTTCCTGTCATCAATGCAGCATTTCAATACAAAAATAGAAGCGGAAGCACGCTAATTACGGTCAAAAAGAACTTAGATCGTTTCAACACTTCTATCATAACTTTATCAGATAAAGATTTAGTAGACGATTTAGCAATCAAAGAAAATGAAACGTTTATTTCTAAAGCGGAATTAAATATTGGCGAAAATATGATTGTGGTCAACATGCGAAATCTGTACAATTTCTTAAATGGATTGCGCGGTTATCTAAAATGTGATCAAATACAAACGCCCGGCGGAAACTTATTGGATGAAATAGAATACAACAAAGCGAGTCAAGTATTCAATCGTAGATTTCAACCAAAACCGTTTGCGATTATTTATTGTGAATCTACCGAAGATGTACAACGTGTTTACAAAGATGCAATTGCGAATAACTTACCAATCAGAGTGCGATCTGGCGGACACGATCATGAAGCAGAATGTTCAGGAACTGATGTAATTTTATTAGATCTGTCAAGAATAAATCATGTGGAAGTCAGTCATAACAAGAAATTTGCGCGTATCGGACCGGGAAATCGTTTCAAAGATTTAACGCCACAACTTGCCGATGAAGGTGTTATGATTCCGCATGGAACTTGTGCAACCGTTGGTGTTGCAGGATTTACATTTGGCGGCGGTTGGGGACCGTGGACCCGAAAACATGGAATGAATTGTGAAGGCTTAGTTGGTGCAACAGTTGTTTTAGGAAATGGAGAAATTGTAAAACTTCAAACAGATTACACGGACAAAGAAGATTTGTTATGGGCGTTAAAAGGCGGTGGCGGAATGAGTTACGGAATTGTAACCGAATTGCAATTAGAAGTATTTCCGTTGCCGGAAGAATTAATAAAATTTGAACTCGAATGGAATCCGTATGATGAAAATGATCCTTCTATATTGCATGAAAACACACGAACAAAAAATGTGCTTCAAGCTTGGGAAAACGTCATCATGAACAAAGATATTCCAACTTCTGATGAATTTACAAACGATCAACTCATAGGAACAAACTTGAAAATTTCGGGGAAACATCTACAAGGAGATCTAGATGATTTTAAACCTGAAAATGAAATTCACAACTGTATCATGTATGGATATTGGCAAGGAACAGAAAAAAGTTTATTAGCTTTTGTTAAAACTTCTTTTATGATAGCGATGCCAGAAGAATTACGCTTAATCGGGAAAGGCGGACAACGTTTAAATTATGCTGATGATGGTTTAATGAGTGCTTGGGACAGAGAATCGTTTAGTACAATTAAAAGAAAAATAAAGTTTGGACAAGAAGATCGTGCAATGACAGAAAATGATGCGCCAATGTCCATTCAAACTCAGGAAGAAACATATGATAAAGTATACAAAATCAATGAAATTCTTCTAACAAGTAATGGATTAGATACTGCATCAAAAACAGAAACATTCACGCCAGTTTCTAATAAAAAACCGTTGCCACCAGATTTAGATGCGCCAGCGCCACACAAAATTACATCACGATTTGCCGATAAAGGTGGATTGGGCGATGTAGGAGCAAACCAACTCATACGTTCGTTAACCTCAAAGTTGATTTTGGATGACAGCAGAAAATTAGGATTATTTACCTATATTACTTTAGGCGCAATGGTTGGCGAATATTATGATAACATGTCAGAAGAAGCAAAAGCGAGAAGTGCATTTCCATATAAAGACAAAGCGTATACAATTCAATACCAAACTTGGTGGAATACGGAGTTGATTCAAAAAGAGCAAGAACAAAACAATGAAGTTTACAATCGTACAAACAGAGCATTAGATTGGATGCAAGTCTGTCGTGATTACAAAATAGAAAATTCTGGAGGCTCGTTTATCAGTTTCAAAGATGCTTCCATTCCTACGGAAACGTATTTTGCTGAGAATTATCAAGCATTAAAAGACGTAAAAAAAACGTATTCAGAAGATCCATTAAATCATTTCAGAACACGAAAAACAATTATATAA
- a CDS encoding NAD(P)/FAD-dependent oxidoreductase: MRLQQKKKVHEKEERCLVEKDKYTYKVVIVGGGPAGIATAITLLSKGIDCCVVEAHKTPIRKSGEAIPPNAKPLLKQLGILSLVENEKHKVYYGNKSCWGSDILEQKEFIADKFGHGFLLDRLYFETQLQDLYKNTNASFYSGYKLKKVVSNEKEVSTTIENDSETIKLKSNFIVDATGRKASVCRHLGVQKETLDSQFAITFNVKISNNIPNEISVEATKNGWWYVAPFTENEITMMFFTLKEIIPDKENIEIFLQKELQTTIHLSKIIKNIKIETIKIMPAGTSCLQIPYGKNWLAVGDAAYSFDPISSYGITSALASGFYGGHAVADYLNGKEEALEVYRYVMENAFQAYLHKLIAHYEVEKRWKQSYFWMNRLEMLKTKC, encoded by the coding sequence ATGCGCCTTCAACAAAAGAAGAAAGTACACGAAAAAGAAGAACGCTGTCTCGTGGAGAAAGATAAATATACATATAAAGTTGTGATAGTTGGTGGCGGTCCTGCGGGAATCGCCACTGCTATTACATTACTTTCTAAAGGAATTGATTGTTGTGTTGTGGAAGCGCATAAAACGCCGATTCGTAAGTCGGGAGAAGCCATTCCGCCAAATGCAAAACCTTTGCTGAAACAATTAGGAATTTTATCTTTAGTAGAGAACGAAAAACATAAGGTTTATTACGGAAATAAAAGCTGTTGGGGAAGCGATATTTTAGAACAAAAAGAATTCATTGCTGATAAATTTGGACATGGTTTTTTGTTAGATCGATTGTACTTTGAAACACAACTTCAAGATTTATATAAAAATACAAATGCTTCATTTTATAGTGGTTATAAGTTGAAAAAAGTAGTTTCTAATGAAAAAGAAGTTAGTACTACGATTGAAAACGATTCGGAAACCATCAAACTAAAAAGTAATTTTATTGTGGATGCAACAGGCAGAAAAGCTTCTGTTTGCAGACATTTAGGCGTTCAAAAAGAAACTTTAGATTCACAATTTGCGATTACGTTTAACGTGAAAATTTCAAACAATATTCCAAATGAAATCAGTGTTGAAGCTACTAAAAATGGTTGGTGGTACGTGGCGCCATTTACTGAAAATGAAATTACAATGATGTTTTTCACGCTTAAAGAGATTATTCCCGATAAGGAAAATATAGAAATATTTCTTCAAAAGGAATTACAAACTACAATTCATCTTTCAAAAATCATTAAAAATATAAAAATAGAGACTATTAAAATAATGCCCGCAGGTACAAGTTGTTTGCAAATTCCGTACGGAAAAAACTGGTTAGCCGTTGGCGATGCTGCGTATTCTTTTGATCCGATATCTTCTTATGGAATCACGTCTGCATTGGCTTCAGGCTTTTATGGCGGTCATGCTGTGGCAGATTATCTAAACGGAAAAGAAGAAGCGCTAGAAGTTTACCGATATGTAATGGAAAATGCATTTCAAGCGTATTTGCACAAATTAATTGCGCATTATGAGGTTGAAAAACGATGGAAACAGAGTTACTTTTGGATGAATAGATTGGAAATGTTGAAAACTAAATGTTGA